In Anguilla rostrata isolate EN2019 chromosome 1, ASM1855537v3, whole genome shotgun sequence, a genomic segment contains:
- the LOC135234512 gene encoding LOW QUALITY PROTEIN: basic proline-rich protein-like (The sequence of the model RefSeq protein was modified relative to this genomic sequence to represent the inferred CDS: deleted 1 base in 1 codon), whose translation PPPPPPTPPHTHPPPHPPPPTPPPTHPPPPTPPPTPPPPTPPPPHPPPPTPPPPHPPPTPHPPPPPHPPHPPPPTPTPTPPPTTPPPPPTPPPPPPHPPTPPPPPTPPPTHTPTPPPPPHTHPPPPPPPHPPPPHPTPPPPPPPPPPPPPPPTPHPPPPPPPPPPQPPHPPPPPHPPPPPPPPHPPPPPPPNPHPPPPPPPPPPPPPPPHPPPPPPPTPPPPPPTPPQPPPPPPTPPPPPTTPPPPPTPPPPHPPPPPPPPPPPPPPPPPPPPPPPPPPPPPPPPPPPPTPPPPPPPPPPPPPPPPPPPPPPPPPPPPPPPPPPPPTPPPPPPPPPPPPPHPPPPTTPTHPPHTPHPTPTPPPPPTPPPNTHHPTPPPPTPPPPTQHTPPPPPPPPPTTPHPTPPP comes from the exons ccacccccccccccccccaccccaccccacacccacccccccccccacccccccccacccacccccccccccacccacccacccccccccacccccccccccaccccacccccacccacccccccccccccccacccccccccccccaccccaccccccccccacccaccccccacaccccacccacccccccccccccaccccccccacccccccccccccacccccacacccacccccccccccaccacccccccccccccccccaccccacccccccccccaccccacccacccacccccccccccccccccacccccccacccacccacacacccaccccccccccacccccccacacccacccccccccccccccccccccccacccaccccccccacacccaacacccccccccccacccccccccccccccccccccccccccccccccaccccccacccaccccccccaccaccccccccccccccccaacccccacaccccccaccccccccccaccccccccccccccccccccccccccacccccccccccccccccccccc aacccacaccccccccccccccccccacccccccccccccccccaccccccccccacccacccccaccaccccccccaacccccccaccacccccccccacccccccccaaccccccccccccccccccacccccccccccccccccaccaccccccccccaccccccacccccccccccccccaccccccccccccccccccccccccccccccaccccccccccccccccccccccccccccccccccccccccccccccccccccccccccccccccccccccccccccccaccccccccccccccccccccccccccccccccccccccccccccccccccccccccccccccccccccccccccccccccccccccccccccccccccccaccaccccccacccccccccccccccccccccccccccccccaccacccccacaccccccccccccaaccacacccacacaccccccccacaccccccaccccacccccaccccccccccaccccccaccccccccccaaacacacaccaccccaccccaccaccccccacccccccaccccccacccaacacacaccaccccccccacccccccccccccccaccacaccccaccccacaccacccccc